From Actinoplanes oblitus, a single genomic window includes:
- a CDS encoding non-ribosomal peptide synthetase, which translates to MPSIDYAGPATAAGGAARRDQPEHLLLDGGPLAGPVVAVLDAIAERTADDPGKPAVVTGAARLSYAELDAAVTFRAAELRAAGAGPGRLVTVCRPRGVDAIVAILAVLRTGAAYLPLDPGAPAARNEAILADASTGTPPDLTEVTARGEVVLPGTPVPAGTAYVIYTSGSTGTPNGVLVGLPALAHFVAGAADRYGVTRDDRVLQFAPLHFDASVEEIFVTLTAGGTLVLRGDDMLDVPALLAGCERHRITVLDLPTAYWHELAYAVSEATVRLPDSLRTVIIGGEAALPERVERWRRTAGDRVRLLNTYGPTEATVVATVADLTGYDGAEIPIGLPLPGVRAALVGGELWLLGGGLGAGYLDRPELTARRFTTLDGERAYRTGDRVRVRADGQLGYLGRLDDEVKINGHRIDPGAVESVLLGHQAVRDCAVVAQDLADGTKRLVAYVVGDVPADDVRAFLAQRLPAAAVPAVVRPAATLPRTSNGKVDRRMLRALAASSSAPVATPEPAGPLPEPGAELVPLSYAQRRLWFLYRMEGPSPTYNVPLALALAGVPDPAALSAALSDLVGRHEVLRTVYPSVDGEPVQHILGDLGDILSVRECPSGEVDALVAAFCAGTFDLAVEPPLRARLFRTGPADAVLVLLLHHIATDGWSLTPMLRDLETAYQARLAGAAPATEPLPVQYADYTLWQRDLLGDGDDPGSRLAGQLSWWRETLDGLPPVLDLPLDRPRPAESGHRGASIRAVLDASARQSLDRLGETHRASAFMVLHAALTATLTRLGSGTDVAIGTPVAGRPDEALHDLVGFFVNTVVLRTDVSGDPSFDALLDRVRDADLAAYAHDEVPFDLVVERLNPARSLAHHPFFQVMLTVETSVPAEPRLFGMDARILPGGLDGAKFDLSFSCAALADGGMEIWLQYDVDLFDADTADLVLAAYLRLLRAAGADPAVPIGALDVLTDAERDVLDARRATVRTRTAAAGVVTGSGGRGRSPRADLLCDLFAEVLSRPGVAPTDDFFALGGHSMLAIRLVNRIRSAFGAEIGLRDVFRAPTPGALDRLIGARGGAARPALTAGPVTGRPPLSYAQRRLWFLGELDGPSTLYNLPLVFRLDREPEPEALAAALADVAERHQVLRTVYRATGDGPESVILDGARPELVVRDLTGSALADAVDAAAGYVFDLRTEIPFRAWLLRPAGEEPVLVLLLHHIAGDGWSTGPLLRDLSQAYEARTAGHAPQWTPLPVQYADYTRWQQDVLSGQLPELLEYWKSALAGAPEVLELPTDRPRPAEASHRGAVVPIGFDATLHAAVARLARESGTTVFMVVQAALAVLLTRYGAGTDIPIGTVVAGRGDEALDDLVGFFVNTLVLRTDVAGDPTFSELLARVRDTDLSAFDHQDLPFERLVEELNPVRSTAHHPLVQVLLNLQSAGGDGDVPPSALTGTELSFRAGIAKFDLTFAVREQYGPDGAPAGVTGGLEYATDLFDEPTVVRLRDTFVRLLAAVTADPGLPVSRHELLTADQRHELLDTFNRTPGGAADLRITEVFDGWAAAGPDRIALVGGDTTMTYAALGAAANRMARHLADLGVRRGDLVGVLLDRDLPMAVAMLAVLRAGAAYTMLDPEFPDARLAALATEAGLAALISDTAGAGRLGAAVPARTVLLDADAATLDALPGDPPDVPGDPGDPACVMFTSGSTGRPKGSLASHRALVGTVTGQDFADFGPDQVWLQAAPVSWDAAALEFWGALLNGATCVLQPGQRPEPDRIAALVARHQVTSLWLSAGLFNLMLDEYPDTLAAARQVITGGEAPSVEHLARARHRLPGVRLVHGYGPVESMIFTNCHRIGEPPRRAPVPVGAPLTNRRCYVLDERLRPVPVGVTGELYVAGTGLADGYLHRAGLTAAAFTADPFAPGGARMYRTGDLARWTRDGTVEIIGRADDQVKIRGFRIEPGEVAAVLARQPGVGGVAVIVREDRPGDKRLVAYLTPAGDPADLVVSRIRGAAADTLPAHLVPAAFVVLDRLPLTANGKIDRTALPAPASAPTRAARTPAEQLLGELFGELLGVDRVGADDSFFDRGGHSLLAARLVNRIRAVFGTEIGIRDVFQAPTPAGLARRLRETAGRPIRPALTAAALDPEARIPLSYAQHRLWFLNELDGPSPLYNIPVALRLDHDLDPAALAEALADVVRRHEALRTVYRATDGEPYQVVVDGARPILTVLDPDPAELDAIVAAAAEHVFDLADDVVLRAWLLRPAGAAQVLVLVVHHIAGDGSSMAPLLRDLSIAYLARAAGRAPDWAPLPVRYIDYTIWQRRVLGDPADPGSLVSRQLDFWRTALDGAPPVLDLPADRPRPARSDHRGDAVPFRLDADTHAALLRVARATGASLFMVLQAGFAALLARLGAGTDIPIGTVVAGRDDEALDDLVGFFVNTLVLRTDVAGDPSFAELLARVRDTDLAAYEHQDLPFERLVEELNPARSAGHHPLFQVMLLLRDTAGADPEDSPLAGTGLALGPGTVKFDLTLSVAERRDATDAPAGLDGELEYASDLFEADTAAMLAGRLARLLTAAAAGPDRPIGDLDLLGAEERRWLLTGYNDTEVPATRGGVHVAFREQAQRTPDRVAISHGDVRLSYAEVDRRANALAHRLIAAGVRPQSTVGVLMHRGADLVIASLAVLKCGAAYVPVGTALPPARVRTIMEDAAAPVLLADESAATTNPAVRAEHGHGTTVVRYAVGDGRDDDPDLPLDDRSLMYVMFTSGSTGRPKGVGVTHRNVRELVADRCWDPAHHRRMLVHSHYGFDSSTYEMWVPLLLGGELVIAEGHGADLAELARVITEHEVTAAYFTMGLFHVMADEGLAVLARLREVWTGGDVASPAAMRRVLEHCPDTVVVHSYGPTEVTFASHWQRFGTDRGRFGGVHLGRPLDNNRTYVLDAALRPVPLGAAGELYLAGEQVARGYHGRPALTAERFVADPYGPPGTRMYRTGDLVAWTSRGELRFVGRTDGQVKIRGFRIEPDEVAAAIAADPAVGQVVVLVREDRPGDKRLVAYLVPADSAPVRDAAGWEAAVTATAARTLPGYMVPSAVVVLDRMPVTVNGKVDRRALPAPQQAGRAGRAPRTPDEHRLCELFAEVLGVDRVGLDDGFFELGGHSLLATRLVSRIRGTLGRDVGVRDLFERPTVAGLLGEQRGANTLDVLITLQPSGSRRPLFCVHPGAGMSWSYAGLARHLSPDQPIYGLQTRALTVPGYQAASVPELAEEYLAEIRRVQPHGPYRLLGWSFGGVLAHAMATALQRAGERVELLAMLDAYPVSAQDAAREPEPGETMRMLLGDDDSDLPAGLLDRYDPDAAAEVLRRRDPVLAGFTHDEVLALVGAAVNHAAIMAAYRPGVFTGDLLFFAADRSVAGGVLSPESWRPYLSGVLERHDIDATHLGMTEPKPLADIGARLAGKLSEQRIGELR; encoded by the coding sequence ATGCCCTCGATCGACTACGCCGGACCGGCCACGGCCGCCGGAGGAGCGGCCCGGCGCGATCAGCCGGAACACCTGCTCCTCGACGGCGGACCGCTGGCCGGGCCGGTCGTCGCCGTGCTCGACGCGATCGCCGAACGGACCGCTGACGACCCCGGGAAGCCCGCGGTGGTCACCGGGGCGGCCCGGCTCAGCTACGCCGAGCTCGACGCGGCGGTCACGTTCCGGGCCGCGGAACTGCGCGCCGCCGGCGCCGGACCGGGCCGGCTGGTGACCGTGTGCCGGCCCCGTGGGGTGGACGCGATCGTCGCCATCCTGGCCGTGCTGCGCACCGGGGCGGCCTACCTGCCCCTGGACCCGGGGGCGCCGGCCGCCCGCAACGAGGCGATCCTCGCCGACGCGAGCACCGGGACACCACCGGACCTGACGGAGGTGACCGCGCGCGGCGAGGTGGTGCTGCCGGGCACGCCGGTGCCCGCCGGTACCGCCTACGTCATCTACACCTCCGGCTCCACCGGAACCCCGAACGGTGTGCTGGTCGGGTTGCCCGCGCTGGCGCACTTCGTGGCCGGCGCCGCCGACCGGTACGGCGTGACCCGCGACGACCGGGTGCTCCAGTTCGCCCCGCTGCACTTCGACGCCAGCGTCGAGGAGATCTTCGTGACCCTGACCGCCGGTGGCACCCTGGTGCTGCGCGGCGACGACATGCTCGACGTGCCCGCCCTGCTGGCCGGCTGCGAGCGGCACCGGATCACCGTGCTGGACCTGCCGACGGCGTACTGGCACGAGCTGGCCTACGCGGTGTCCGAGGCGACGGTCCGGCTGCCGGACAGCCTGCGGACGGTGATCATCGGCGGTGAGGCGGCCCTGCCCGAGCGGGTGGAGCGCTGGCGGCGTACCGCCGGTGACCGGGTCCGGCTGCTCAACACGTACGGGCCGACCGAGGCCACGGTGGTCGCCACGGTGGCCGACCTGACCGGGTACGACGGTGCCGAGATCCCGATCGGGCTGCCCTTGCCGGGTGTCCGGGCAGCGTTGGTCGGCGGAGAGTTGTGGCTGCTCGGCGGTGGGCTCGGCGCCGGATATCTGGACCGCCCGGAGCTGACCGCACGACGGTTCACCACCCTGGACGGTGAGCGCGCCTACCGGACCGGCGACCGGGTCCGGGTCCGCGCCGACGGCCAGCTGGGCTATCTGGGCCGGCTGGACGACGAAGTCAAGATCAACGGGCATCGGATCGACCCGGGCGCGGTGGAGTCGGTGCTGCTCGGCCACCAGGCGGTCCGGGACTGCGCGGTCGTCGCCCAGGACCTCGCCGACGGAACGAAACGACTGGTCGCGTACGTCGTGGGCGACGTGCCGGCGGACGACGTGCGGGCATTCCTGGCACAGCGGTTGCCGGCCGCCGCGGTGCCCGCCGTGGTCCGGCCGGCCGCAACGCTGCCCCGGACCAGCAACGGCAAGGTGGACCGCCGGATGCTGCGCGCCCTGGCGGCCTCGTCGTCCGCTCCGGTGGCCACCCCGGAGCCCGCCGGGCCGCTGCCGGAGCCCGGCGCCGAGCTCGTCCCGCTGTCCTACGCGCAACGCCGGCTGTGGTTCCTGTACCGCATGGAGGGCCCGTCGCCGACCTACAACGTCCCGCTGGCGCTCGCACTGGCCGGCGTACCCGATCCGGCCGCCCTGTCCGCCGCCCTGTCCGACCTGGTCGGCCGGCACGAGGTGCTGCGCACCGTCTACCCGTCGGTCGACGGCGAACCGGTGCAGCACATCCTCGGCGACCTCGGCGACATCCTGTCGGTGCGGGAGTGCCCATCCGGCGAGGTCGACGCCCTGGTGGCCGCGTTCTGCGCCGGCACCTTCGACCTGGCCGTGGAGCCGCCGCTGCGGGCCCGGCTGTTCCGGACCGGGCCGGCGGACGCGGTGCTGGTGCTACTGCTGCACCACATCGCCACCGACGGCTGGTCGCTGACGCCGATGCTGCGCGACCTGGAGACCGCCTACCAGGCCCGGCTGGCCGGCGCCGCGCCCGCAACCGAGCCGCTGCCGGTGCAGTACGCCGACTACACCCTCTGGCAGCGTGACCTGCTCGGTGACGGCGACGACCCGGGCAGCCGGCTGGCCGGGCAGTTGTCCTGGTGGCGGGAGACCCTCGACGGCCTGCCGCCGGTCCTCGACCTGCCGCTGGACCGGCCCCGCCCGGCCGAGTCCGGGCATCGCGGCGCCTCGATCCGGGCCGTCCTCGACGCGAGCGCCCGGCAGAGCCTGGACCGGCTCGGCGAGACCCACCGGGCCAGCGCGTTCATGGTCCTGCACGCCGCGCTCACCGCCACCCTGACCCGGCTCGGCTCGGGCACCGACGTCGCGATCGGCACACCGGTGGCCGGCCGGCCCGACGAGGCGCTGCACGACCTGGTCGGCTTCTTCGTCAACACCGTCGTGCTGCGGACCGACGTCTCCGGCGATCCGTCCTTCGACGCCCTGCTGGACCGGGTCCGCGACGCCGACCTGGCCGCCTACGCCCACGACGAGGTCCCGTTCGACCTGGTGGTGGAACGCCTCAACCCGGCCCGGTCACTCGCCCACCACCCGTTCTTCCAGGTGATGCTCACCGTGGAGACCTCCGTCCCGGCGGAGCCGCGGCTGTTCGGCATGGACGCGCGGATCCTCCCCGGCGGCCTGGACGGCGCCAAGTTCGATCTGAGCTTCTCCTGCGCGGCCCTGGCGGACGGCGGCATGGAGATCTGGCTCCAGTACGACGTCGACCTGTTCGACGCGGACACCGCCGACCTCGTGCTGGCGGCCTACCTGCGGCTGCTGCGGGCGGCCGGCGCCGATCCGGCCGTCCCGATCGGGGCACTGGACGTCCTCACCGACGCCGAGCGGGACGTGCTCGACGCCCGGCGGGCCACCGTCCGTACCCGCACCGCCGCCGCCGGCGTGGTCACCGGATCGGGCGGGCGCGGCCGATCGCCGCGCGCCGACCTGCTCTGCGATCTGTTCGCCGAGGTGCTGAGCCGCCCCGGCGTCGCGCCCACCGATGACTTCTTCGCCCTCGGTGGCCACTCGATGCTCGCGATCCGGCTGGTCAACCGGATCAGGTCGGCGTTCGGGGCGGAGATCGGCCTGCGGGACGTCTTCCGGGCCCCCACGCCCGGCGCGCTGGACCGCCTGATCGGCGCGCGCGGCGGCGCGGCCCGCCCGGCGCTGACCGCCGGGCCGGTCACCGGGCGGCCGCCGCTGTCGTACGCGCAGCGCCGCCTCTGGTTCCTCGGCGAACTCGACGGTCCCAGCACGCTCTACAACCTTCCCCTGGTGTTCCGGCTGGACCGGGAACCCGAACCGGAGGCGCTGGCCGCGGCGCTGGCCGACGTCGCCGAGCGGCACCAGGTGCTGCGGACCGTCTACCGGGCCACCGGCGACGGGCCGGAATCGGTGATCCTCGACGGCGCCCGGCCGGAACTGGTCGTGCGCGACCTGACCGGCAGCGCACTCGCCGACGCCGTGGACGCGGCGGCCGGGTACGTCTTCGACCTGCGTACCGAGATCCCGTTCCGGGCGTGGCTGCTGCGCCCGGCCGGCGAAGAACCGGTGCTGGTGCTGCTGCTGCACCACATCGCCGGCGACGGCTGGTCCACCGGGCCGCTGCTGCGCGACCTCTCCCAGGCGTACGAGGCCCGCACCGCCGGTCACGCCCCGCAATGGACGCCCCTGCCGGTGCAGTACGCCGACTACACCCGCTGGCAGCAGGACGTACTGAGCGGGCAGTTGCCGGAGCTGCTGGAGTACTGGAAATCGGCCCTGGCCGGCGCGCCGGAGGTGCTCGAGCTGCCCACCGACCGGCCCCGCCCGGCGGAGGCCAGCCACCGGGGCGCGGTCGTGCCGATCGGGTTCGACGCGACCCTGCACGCCGCGGTGGCCCGGCTGGCGCGGGAGTCGGGCACGACGGTGTTCATGGTGGTGCAGGCGGCGCTGGCCGTGCTGCTGACCCGGTACGGCGCCGGCACCGACATCCCGATCGGCACCGTCGTCGCCGGACGCGGCGACGAGGCGCTCGACGACCTCGTCGGATTCTTCGTCAACACCCTGGTACTGCGCACCGACGTCGCCGGCGACCCCACGTTCAGCGAACTGCTCGCCCGGGTCCGCGACACCGACCTGTCCGCCTTCGACCACCAGGACCTGCCGTTCGAACGGCTCGTCGAGGAACTCAACCCGGTCCGCTCCACCGCCCACCACCCGCTCGTCCAGGTCCTGCTGAACCTGCAGAGCGCCGGCGGCGACGGCGACGTGCCGCCGTCCGCGCTCACCGGCACGGAGCTGTCGTTCCGGGCCGGGATCGCCAAGTTCGACCTGACCTTCGCGGTCCGCGAACAGTACGGCCCGGACGGCGCCCCGGCCGGGGTCACCGGGGGCCTGGAATACGCCACCGACCTGTTCGACGAGCCGACCGTGGTCCGGCTCCGCGACACGTTCGTCCGGCTGCTGGCCGCGGTCACCGCCGACCCCGGGCTCCCGGTGAGCCGGCACGAGCTGCTCACCGCCGACCAGCGGCACGAACTGCTGGACACCTTCAACCGCACTCCCGGCGGGGCTGCCGACCTGCGGATCACCGAGGTGTTCGACGGGTGGGCCGCCGCCGGGCCGGACCGGATCGCGCTGGTCGGCGGCGACACCACGATGACGTACGCCGCACTCGGCGCGGCCGCCAACCGGATGGCCCGGCACCTGGCCGATCTCGGGGTACGCCGTGGCGACCTGGTCGGCGTGCTGCTGGACCGGGACCTGCCGATGGCGGTGGCGATGCTCGCGGTGCTGCGCGCCGGAGCCGCGTACACCATGCTCGACCCGGAGTTCCCGGACGCCCGGCTGGCCGCGCTGGCCACCGAGGCCGGGCTCGCCGCGCTGATCTCCGACACCGCGGGCGCCGGCCGGCTGGGCGCGGCTGTTCCCGCGCGTACCGTGCTGCTGGACGCGGACGCCGCCACCCTGGACGCCCTCCCCGGCGACCCGCCGGACGTGCCCGGCGACCCGGGCGACCCGGCCTGTGTCATGTTCACCTCCGGCTCCACCGGCCGTCCGAAGGGGTCGCTCGCCTCGCACCGGGCCCTGGTCGGCACCGTCACCGGCCAGGACTTCGCCGACTTCGGACCGGACCAGGTGTGGCTGCAGGCCGCCCCGGTCTCCTGGGACGCGGCCGCGCTGGAGTTCTGGGGCGCCCTGCTGAACGGGGCCACCTGTGTGCTGCAGCCCGGCCAGCGTCCCGAGCCGGACCGGATCGCCGCGCTGGTGGCCCGGCACCAGGTGACCAGCCTGTGGCTGTCGGCCGGCCTGTTCAACCTGATGCTCGACGAGTACCCGGACACCCTGGCCGCCGCCCGGCAGGTGATCACCGGCGGCGAGGCGCCGTCGGTGGAGCACCTGGCCCGGGCCCGGCACCGGCTGCCCGGCGTCCGTCTGGTGCACGGCTACGGCCCGGTCGAGAGCATGATCTTCACCAACTGTCACCGGATCGGCGAGCCGCCCCGGCGCGCCCCGGTCCCGGTCGGCGCGCCGCTGACGAACCGCCGATGCTACGTCCTGGACGAGCGGTTGCGGCCGGTGCCGGTGGGCGTCACCGGCGAGTTGTACGTCGCCGGCACCGGCCTGGCCGACGGCTACCTGCATCGGGCCGGGCTGACCGCGGCCGCCTTCACCGCCGACCCGTTCGCCCCCGGCGGCGCCCGCATGTACCGCACCGGCGATTTGGCCCGGTGGACCCGGGACGGAACCGTCGAGATCATCGGGCGGGCCGACGACCAGGTGAAGATCCGGGGCTTCCGGATCGAGCCCGGCGAGGTCGCGGCGGTGCTGGCCCGCCAGCCCGGGGTCGGCGGGGTGGCGGTGATCGTCCGCGAGGACCGGCCCGGTGACAAGCGGCTGGTGGCCTATCTGACGCCGGCCGGCGACCCGGCCGATCTGGTGGTGTCGCGGATCCGCGGCGCGGCCGCCGACACGTTGCCGGCCCACCTGGTGCCCGCCGCGTTCGTGGTGCTCGACCGGCTGCCGCTGACAGCGAACGGGAAGATCGACCGCACGGCGCTGCCCGCCCCGGCGAGCGCGCCCACCCGGGCCGCCCGCACCCCGGCCGAGCAGCTGCTCGGCGAGTTGTTCGGTGAGCTGCTGGGGGTGGACCGGGTCGGCGCCGACGACAGCTTCTTCGACCGGGGCGGGCACTCGCTGCTCGCCGCCCGGCTGGTCAACCGCATCCGGGCGGTGTTCGGCACCGAGATCGGCATCCGCGACGTCTTCCAGGCGCCCACCCCGGCCGGGCTGGCCCGGCGGCTGCGGGAGACGGCCGGCCGGCCGATCCGGCCGGCGCTGACCGCCGCCGCCCTGGACCCGGAGGCCAGGATTCCGCTGTCCTACGCCCAGCACCGGCTCTGGTTCCTCAACGAACTCGACGGGCCGAGCCCGCTCTACAACATCCCGGTGGCGCTGCGCCTCGACCACGACCTCGATCCGGCGGCGCTGGCCGAGGCCCTGGCCGACGTGGTGCGGCGGCACGAGGCCCTGCGCACCGTCTACCGGGCGACCGACGGGGAGCCGTACCAGGTGGTCGTCGACGGGGCCCGGCCGATCCTGACCGTGCTGGACCCGGACCCCGCCGAACTCGACGCGATCGTCGCCGCGGCCGCCGAGCACGTCTTCGACCTGGCCGACGACGTGGTGCTGCGGGCCTGGCTGCTGCGCCCGGCCGGAGCGGCCCAGGTGCTGGTGCTGGTGGTGCACCACATCGCCGGGGACGGGTCGTCGATGGCACCGCTGCTGCGCGACCTGTCCATCGCCTACCTGGCGCGGGCGGCGGGGCGGGCCCCGGACTGGGCGCCGCTGCCGGTCCGGTACATCGACTACACCATCTGGCAGCGCCGGGTGCTCGGCGACCCGGCCGACCCGGGCAGCCTGGTCAGCCGCCAGCTCGACTTCTGGCGCACCGCGCTGGACGGCGCCCCGCCGGTGCTCGACCTGCCGGCCGATCGGCCCCGGCCGGCCCGGTCCGATCACCGTGGCGACGCGGTGCCGTTCCGCCTGGACGCGGACACCCACGCGGCGTTGCTGCGGGTGGCCCGCGCCACCGGGGCGTCGCTGTTCATGGTGCTCCAGGCGGGTTTCGCGGCCCTGCTCGCCCGGCTCGGCGCCGGGACCGACATCCCGATCGGGACGGTGGTGGCCGGGCGCGACGACGAGGCGCTCGACGATCTGGTCGGGTTCTTCGTCAACACCCTGGTGCTGCGCACCGACGTCGCGGGCGACCCGTCCTTCGCCGAGCTGCTGGCCCGGGTCCGGGACACCGACCTGGCCGCGTACGAACACCAGGACCTGCCGTTCGAACGGCTCGTCGAGGAACTCAACCCGGCCCGGTCCGCCGGGCACCACCCGCTCTTCCAGGTGATGCTGCTGCTGCGGGACACCGCCGGCGCCGACCCGGAGGACTCGCCGCTGGCCGGCACCGGACTCGCGCTCGGCCCCGGCACCGTCAAGTTCGACCTGACCCTGTCGGTGGCGGAACGGCGGGACGCCACCGACGCTCCGGCCGGGCTGGACGGCGAGCTGGAGTACGCCTCGGACCTGTTCGAGGCGGACACCGCGGCGATGCTGGCCGGCCGGCTGGCCCGGCTGCTCACCGCCGCGGCCGCCGGACCGGACCGGCCGATCGGCGACCTGGACCTGCTCGGCGCCGAGGAGCGCCGGTGGCTGCTGACCGGCTACAACGACACCGAGGTCCCGGCCACCCGCGGCGGCGTGCACGTGGCCTTCCGGGAGCAGGCGCAACGGACCCCGGATCGGGTGGCGATCAGCCACGGCGACGTCCGGCTCAGCTACGCCGAGGTGGACCGCCGGGCCAACGCGCTGGCGCACCGGCTGATCGCGGCCGGGGTCCGGCCGCAGTCGACCGTCGGTGTGCTGATGCACCGCGGCGCCGACTTGGTGATCGCCAGCCTCGCGGTCCTCAAGTGCGGTGCGGCCTACGTTCCGGTCGGCACCGCCCTGCCGCCCGCCCGGGTCCGGACGATCATGGAGGACGCCGCGGCGCCGGTGCTGCTGGCCGACGAGAGCGCCGCCACGACCAACCCGGCGGTGCGGGCCGAACACGGGCACGGCACCACGGTCGTACGGTACGCGGTGGGTGACGGCCGCGACGACGACCCGGACCTGCCGCTGGACGACCGTTCCCTGATGTACGTCATGTTCACCTCCGGCTCCACCGGCCGGCCGAAGGGCGTCGGCGTCACCCACCGCAACGTCCGCGAGCTCGTCGCCGACCGATGCTGGGACCCGGCACACCACCGCCGGATGCTGGTGCACTCCCACTACGGCTTCGACTCCTCCACGTACGAGATGTGGGTGCCGCTGCTGCTCGGCGGGGAGCTGGTGATCGCCGAGGGACACGGCGCGGACCTGGCCGAACTGGCCCGCGTCATCACCGAGCACGAGGTGACCGCCGCGTACTTCACCATGGGCCTGTTCCACGTGATGGCCGACGAGGGCTTGGCCGTGCTGGCCCGGCTGCGGGAGGTCTGGACCGGTGGCGACGTCGCCTCGCCGGCCGCGATGCGACGGGTCCTGGAGCACTGCCCGGACACCGTGGTGGTGCACAGCTACGGGCCGACCGAGGTCACGTTCGCCTCGCACTGGCAGCGCTTCGGCACCGATCGCGGCCGCTTCGGCGGGGTGCACCTGGGCCGGCCGCTGGACAACAACCGGACGTACGTGCTCGACGCGGCGCTGCGCCCGGTGCCGCTGGGCGCCGCCGGCGAGCTGTACCTGGCCGGTGAGCAGGTGGCCCGGGGCTATCACGGGCGGCCCGCGCTGACCGCGGAACGGTTCGTCGCCGACCCGTACGGCCCGCCCGGGACCCGGATGTACCGCACCGGCGACCTGGTGGCGTGGACCAGCCGGGGCGAGTTGCGCTTCGTCGGGCGTACCGACGGGCAGGTGAAGATCCGCGGCTTCCGCATCGAGCCGGACGAGGTCGCGGCGGCGATCGCCGCGGACCCGGCCGTCGGTCAGGTCGTGGTGCTGGTGCGCGAGGACCGGCCCGGCGACAAGCGGCTGGTCGCCTACCTGGTCCCGGCCGACAGCGCCCCGGTACGCGACGCGGCGGGCTGGGAGGCGGCGGTGACCGCCACGGCGGCCCGGACCCTGCCCGGCTACATGGTCCCGTCGGCGGTCGTGGTGCTCGACCGGATGCCGGTCACCGTGAACGGCAAGGTCGACCGCCGTGCGCTGCCCGCCCCCCAGCAGGCCGGCCGGGCCGGGCGGGCACCGCGGACCCCGGACGAGCACCGGCTGTGCGAACTGTTCGCCGAGGTCCTCGGGGTGGACCGGGTCGGCCTCGACGACGGGTTCTTCGAACTCGGCGGGCACTCCCTGCTGGCCACCAGGCTGGTCAGTCGCATCCGCGGCACGCTGGGCCGCGACGTCGGTGTCCGCGACCTGTTCGAGCGGCCGACCGTGGCCGGGCTGCTCGGTGAGCAGCGGGGCGCGAACACGCTCGACGTCCTGATCACGTTGCAGCCGTCCGGGAGCCGGCGCCCGCTCTTCTGTGTGCACCCCGGCGCCGGGATGAGCTGGTCGTACGCGGGTCTGGCCCGGCATCTGAGCCCCGACCAGCCGATCTACGGACTGCAGACGCGGGCGCTGACCGTACCCGGGTACCAGGCCGCGAGCGTGCCGGAGCTGGCCGAGGAGTATCTGGCCGAGATCCGGCGGGTGCAGCCGCACGGCCCGTACCGGCTGCTCGGATGGTCCTTCGGCGGGGTGCTCGCGCACGCCATGGCGACCGCGCTGCAACGCGCCGGTGAGCGGGTGGAGCTGCTGGCCATGCTGGACGCCTACCCGGTGTCCGCGCAGGACGCGGCCCGGGAGCCGGAACCGGGCGAGACCATGCGGATGCTGCTCGGCGACGACGACAGCGATCTGCCGGCGGGTTTGCTGGACCGCTACGACCCGGACGCGGCGGCCGAGGTGCTGCGCCGCCGGGACCCGGTGCTGGCCGGTTTCACCCACGACGAGGTGCTCGCCCTGGTCGGTGCCGCGGTCAACCACGCCGCGATCATGGCGGCCTACCGCCCCGGGGTCTTCACCGGCGATCTGCTGTTCTTCGCCGCCGACCGCAGCGTCGCCGGCGGTGTGCTGTCGCCGGAGTCCTGGCGACCGTATCTGAGCGGTGTCCTGGAACGCCACGACATCGACGCCACCCACCTGGGGATGACCGAGCCCAAGCCACTGGCCGACATAGGTGCCCGGCTGGCCGGAAAACTGTCGGAACAACGAATAGGAGAATTGCGATGA